The following proteins come from a genomic window of Lycium ferocissimum isolate CSIRO_LF1 chromosome 4, AGI_CSIRO_Lferr_CH_V1, whole genome shotgun sequence:
- the LOC132052950 gene encoding uncharacterized protein LOC132052950 isoform X2 has translation MDLKIGLTNTFPSQDKNTLKKLSNFPISANVTATITQLKPWNSQNPQMLRSILRTAAAKAAKSHPTTSAVSASSRTFATGTQHPKKPNFRPDIKPENAGAKVADTLNKEVRARALKEDEKDRSLDIGPHGRPLFTNATKISELTKKDTSTYMKFRREELESALPEGLPIGMLKEFGDSMRDALLIRQSFLDLRDNFRRVVDPTLQSNAKGLKARKQVVLDGPVSSGKSIALAMLVHWARDEGWLVLYVPKGREWTHGGFFYKNPKTGLWDTPVQAANVLQDFLKYNKDHLQKLPCKIFEPIPLGEGAGVGWMKGADVVQIPEDYTLLDLVQVGLNSTHAAVGVVVRLREELSLVKDMPVLIAVDQYNSWFTFSEYEEPVTVRSCRPIHARELATELGICTF, from the exons ATGGACCTCAAGATTGGGCTTACCAACACTTTTCCTTCACAAGACAAAAATACCCTCAAAAAACTTTCAAATTTCCCGATCTCAGCAAATGTAACAGCAACCATTACCCAGCTAAAACCCTGGAATTCACAAAACCCTCAAATGCTCCGATCAATACTTCGAACCGCCGCCGCTAAGGCGGCCAAATCCCACCCTACCACGTCAGCAGTATCAGCATCTTCTAGAACCTTCGCTACAGGCACACAACACCCGAAAAAACCAAATTTCCGACCCGATATAAAACCCGAAAATGCAGGAGCTAAAGTTGCAGATACGCTTAATAAGGAAGTTCGTGCACGTGCTCTTAAAGAAGATGAGAAGGATAGATCACTTGATATTGGTCCACATGGTCGTCCATTATTCACTAACGCAACTAAGATTTCTGAATTAACCAAAAAAGATACATCTACTTACATGAAATTCAG GAGGGAAGAGCTGGAGAGTGCTTTGCCGGAGGGATTACCAATTGGGATGCTGAAGGAATTCGGGGACTCAATGAGAGATGCATTGCTAATACGTCAGAGTTTTCTGGATCTTCGAGATAATTTTAGAAGGGTTGTTGATCCTACTTTGCAATCGAATGCTAAAG GTCTTAAAGCTCGAAAGCAAGTTGTATTAGATGGGCCTGTAAGTAGTGGAAAGAGTATTGCCCTTGCAATGCTTGTTCATTGGGCGCGTGATGAAGGTTGGCTAGTTCTTTATGTTCCTAAAGGCCGAGAATGGACTCATGGAGGCTTTTTCTATAAAAATCCTAAAACAGGATTATGGGATACTCCTGTGCAAGCAGCAAATGTTCTCCAG GATTTTTTGAAGTATAATAAGGATCACCTCCAAAAGCTGCCGTGCAAAATTTTTGAACCTATTCCATTGGGAGAAGGAGCTGGTGTTGGATGGATGAAGGGTGCGGACGTGGTACAAATACCAGAAGATTATACTCTGCTTGACCTGGTTCAGGTCGGGCTTAATTCCACTCACGCTGCTGTTGGGGTGGTAGTTCGTTTGAGGGAAGAATTATCACTTGTGAAGGACATGCCTGTTCTTATTGCAGTTGATCAA TACAACAGTTGGTTCACATTCAGCGAGTATGAGGAGCCAGTAACTGTTCGTTCTTGCCGACCTATTCATGCTAGAGAACTTGCTACT GAGCTCGGGATTTGTACTTTTTGA
- the LOC132052950 gene encoding uncharacterized protein LOC132052950 isoform X1: MDLKIGLTNTFPSQDKNTLKKLSNFPISANVTATITQLKPWNSQNPQMLRSILRTAAAKAAKSHPTTSAVSASSRTFATGTQHPKKPNFRPDIKPENAGAKVADTLNKEVRARALKEDEKDRSLDIGPHGRPLFTNATKISELTKKDTSTYMKFRREELESALPEGLPIGMLKEFGDSMRDALLIRQSFLDLRDNFRRVVDPTLQSNAKGLKARKQVVLDGPVSSGKSIALAMLVHWARDEGWLVLYVPKGREWTHGGFFYKNPKTGLWDTPVQAANVLQDFLKYNKDHLQKLPCKIFEPIPLGEGAGVGWMKGADVVQIPEDYTLLDLVQVGLNSTHAAVGVVVRLREELSLVKDMPVLIAVDQYNSWFTFSEYEEPVTVRSCRPIHARELATVNAFRSMIHDNMMVGAFSHSTAVGKLRKDLPDVPADARVNFPRYSVDEAAAVCHYYLRQRLIQREAFTEESWKKIYYLANGNGAEMRWLVPFMR; this comes from the exons ATGGACCTCAAGATTGGGCTTACCAACACTTTTCCTTCACAAGACAAAAATACCCTCAAAAAACTTTCAAATTTCCCGATCTCAGCAAATGTAACAGCAACCATTACCCAGCTAAAACCCTGGAATTCACAAAACCCTCAAATGCTCCGATCAATACTTCGAACCGCCGCCGCTAAGGCGGCCAAATCCCACCCTACCACGTCAGCAGTATCAGCATCTTCTAGAACCTTCGCTACAGGCACACAACACCCGAAAAAACCAAATTTCCGACCCGATATAAAACCCGAAAATGCAGGAGCTAAAGTTGCAGATACGCTTAATAAGGAAGTTCGTGCACGTGCTCTTAAAGAAGATGAGAAGGATAGATCACTTGATATTGGTCCACATGGTCGTCCATTATTCACTAACGCAACTAAGATTTCTGAATTAACCAAAAAAGATACATCTACTTACATGAAATTCAG GAGGGAAGAGCTGGAGAGTGCTTTGCCGGAGGGATTACCAATTGGGATGCTGAAGGAATTCGGGGACTCAATGAGAGATGCATTGCTAATACGTCAGAGTTTTCTGGATCTTCGAGATAATTTTAGAAGGGTTGTTGATCCTACTTTGCAATCGAATGCTAAAG GTCTTAAAGCTCGAAAGCAAGTTGTATTAGATGGGCCTGTAAGTAGTGGAAAGAGTATTGCCCTTGCAATGCTTGTTCATTGGGCGCGTGATGAAGGTTGGCTAGTTCTTTATGTTCCTAAAGGCCGAGAATGGACTCATGGAGGCTTTTTCTATAAAAATCCTAAAACAGGATTATGGGATACTCCTGTGCAAGCAGCAAATGTTCTCCAG GATTTTTTGAAGTATAATAAGGATCACCTCCAAAAGCTGCCGTGCAAAATTTTTGAACCTATTCCATTGGGAGAAGGAGCTGGTGTTGGATGGATGAAGGGTGCGGACGTGGTACAAATACCAGAAGATTATACTCTGCTTGACCTGGTTCAGGTCGGGCTTAATTCCACTCACGCTGCTGTTGGGGTGGTAGTTCGTTTGAGGGAAGAATTATCACTTGTGAAGGACATGCCTGTTCTTATTGCAGTTGATCAA TACAACAGTTGGTTCACATTCAGCGAGTATGAGGAGCCAGTAACTGTTCGTTCTTGCCGACCTATTCATGCTAGAGAACTTGCTACT GTGAATGCATTTAGGTCCATGATTCATGACAATATGATGGTGGGTGCTTTCTCGCATTCAACTGCTGTAGGGAAGCTGCGTAAGGACTTACCAGATGTTCCTGCTGATGCTCGCGTCAATTTCCCACGATATAGTGTGGATGAAGCAGCAGCCGTTTGTCATTACTACCTGAG ACAACGACTCATTCAACGTGAGGCATTTACAGAAGAAAGCTGGAAGAAAATCTATTATCTGGCAAATGGAAATGGCGCAGAAATGAGATGGCTGGTTCCTTTCATGCGATGA
- the LOC132052951 gene encoding protein LURP-one-related 7, whose amino-acid sequence MGTTTTPEEWPPDGQFPFDLFISKKYKYFWDVGNIQFTDSVGNLFFRVDRGQPPDSLARNTQSQKLILDASDNTLIRLVRLVKGSWQGFMVGDTEEKELLFSVNRTLNTFTKLEFDIFLGDKHGEGAAADLKMTGSALRRSCTIYKGNSIVAETSLMYTLGFRKYFIPRNRFRVTIFPGFAELSLVVALVVIFFDKRKFWV is encoded by the exons ATGGGAACAACTACCACGCCAGAAGAATGGCCGCCGGATGGGCAATTCCCATTTGATCTTTTTATATCGAAGAAATATAAGTATTTTTGGGATGTTGGAAATATCCAATTTACTGATTCTGTTGGAAATTTGTTCTTCAgagttgaccgtggtcaaccaCCTGATTCATTAGCTCGTAATACCCAAAGTCAGAAACTAATTCTTGATGCATCGGATAATACCCTCATTCGCTTAGTTCGATTAGTT AAAGGATCATGGCAAGGTTTTATGGTAGGCGATACTGAAGAGAAGGAGTTGTTGTTCAGTGTGAATAGGACGCTAAATACATTTACTAAACTAGAGTTTGACATATTTCTTGGTGATAAACATGGTGAAGGTGCAGCGGCTGATCTCAAGATGACAGGTTCCGCCCTCAGAAGATCCTGCACCATCTACAAAGGCAATTCCATAGTAGCTGAG ACTAGTCTTATGTACACACTTGGATTTCGGAAGTATTTCATTCCGAGGAACAGATTTCGTGTAACCATATTTCCCGGTTTTGCTGAGCTTAGTTTGGTTGTGGCTCTGGTTGTAATCTTTTTTGATAAACGGAAATTTTGGGTATAA
- the LOC132052949 gene encoding U2 small nuclear ribonucleoprotein B'': MMLTGDIPPNQTIYIKNINEKVKKEELKRSLYCLFSQYGRIVDIVALKTPKLRGQAWVVFSEVTAASNAVRQMQNFPFYDKPMRIQYAKSKSDCIAKAEGTYDKKKKQEEKVEKRKRTEETPQTGAANGPRADSNGGPAAASRQGKPSAEDVAEPNNILFIQNLPHETTSMMLEVLFKQYPGFREVRMIEAKPGIAFVEFDDDVQSSVAMQALQGFKITPQNPMAITYAKK, encoded by the exons ATGATGCTTACAGGGGACATTCCACCCAACCAAACTATTTACATTAAGAACATTAATGAGAAGGTCAAGAAAGAAG AGCTAAAGAGGTCTCTTTATTGCTTGTTCTCGCAGTACGGGAGGATTGTGGATATAGTAGCGCTGAAGACTCCCAAACTTAGAGGACAAGCATGGGTTGTGTTTAGTGAAGTTACAGCTGCCAGTAATGCTGTGAGGCAAATGCAAAACTTCCCGTTTTACGACAAACCAATG CGGATACAATATGCTAAATCGAAGTCAGATTGTATTGCTAAGGCAGAGGGGACCtatgacaagaaaaagaaacaagaggaaaaag TGGAAAAAAGGAAACGTACTGAAGAAACTCCGCAAACTGGTGCAGCTAATGGCCCAAGGGCTGACAGTAATGGAGGTCCAGCT GCTGCATCTCGACAAGGAAAGCCTAGTGCGGAAGATGTTGCAGAACCAAATAATATTCTCTTTATACAGAATCTGCCCCACGAGACAACAAGCATGATGCTTGAAGTGCTCTTCAAACAGTATCCTGGCTTCAGAGAAGTTCGAATGATTGAAGCGAAGCCAGGTATTGCGTTTGTGGAATTTGACGATGATGTCCAGTCTTCGGTCGCCATGCAGGCCCTTCAAGGCTTCAAAATCACCCCCCAAAATCCCATGGCTATCACCTATGCCAAGAAATGA